The following are encoded together in the Streptomyces sp. NBC_00358 genome:
- a CDS encoding dihydrofolate reductase family protein, which translates to MAGKVFFSVSMSLDGFIAPEPVDGELFAPGRQDDPDVRRWMAQWTELQQWVFPLRFFRENLKLGEGGEEGRDNDVARETFERTGASVMGKRMFDLGEQSWPEEAPFHTPVFVVTHTRRDPWERSGGTTFHFVDDGIEHALDQARKAAGDRDVRIAGGGATILEYLNAGLVDEFSITLSPVLFGAGTRLFDGVDASRVALEPVRSEPSSRVTHLTYAVHPR; encoded by the coding sequence ATGGCCGGGAAGGTGTTCTTCAGCGTGTCGATGTCGCTGGACGGCTTCATCGCGCCCGAGCCCGTCGACGGCGAGCTCTTCGCGCCCGGCAGGCAGGACGACCCGGACGTCCGGCGCTGGATGGCGCAGTGGACGGAGCTCCAGCAGTGGGTGTTCCCGCTGCGGTTCTTCCGGGAGAACCTGAAGCTGGGCGAGGGCGGCGAGGAGGGCCGCGACAACGACGTCGCGCGGGAGACGTTCGAGCGCACCGGCGCGAGCGTCATGGGCAAGCGGATGTTCGACCTCGGCGAGCAGTCATGGCCGGAGGAGGCGCCCTTCCACACCCCGGTCTTCGTCGTGACGCACACCAGGCGTGACCCGTGGGAGCGGTCCGGCGGCACCACGTTCCACTTCGTGGACGACGGCATCGAGCACGCCCTCGACCAGGCCCGCAAGGCCGCCGGCGACCGGGACGTCCGCATCGCCGGCGGCGGCGCGACGATCCTGGAGTACCTGAACGCCGGGCTGGTCGACGAGTTCTCGATCACGCTGTCACCGGTGCTCTTCGGCGCCGGTACCCGCCTGTTCGACGGCGTGGACGCGTCCAGGGTCGCGCTGGAGCCGGTCCGTTCGGAGCCGTCGTCGCGGGTGACGCACCTGACCTACGCCGTGCACCCGCGGTAG
- a CDS encoding glycoside hydrolase family 6 protein — MPSREPGPSSRRTGAKRTAVLTVGALIGALSLATVPSTATAAAKLDNPYVGAKAYVNPDWSAKAAAEPGGSAISDQPTFVWLDRIAAIQGTSDARGLKAHLDAAKAQGANLVQLVIYDLPGRDCAALASNGELGPDDLAKYESDYIDPIAAILADPAYASLRIVNLVEPDSLPNLVTNAGGTAGSTTQCATMKANGNYEQGVGYALHKLGSLANTYNYIDAGHHGWLGWDSNLTPSAQEFKKAATSNGATVNDVTGFIVNTANYSATKEPYVKVTDTVNGQTVRQSKWIDWNQYDDETSYAQGLRTALVGQGFDAGIGMLIDTSRNGWGGSARPTGPGPTTSVDAYVDGGRIDRRIHAGNWCNQSGAGLGERPATAPDTGIDAYVWAKPPGESDGASQLVDNDEGKGFDRMCDPTYTGNARNGNNPTGALANSPLAGHWFSAQFRQLLANANPPLSGSGGGGGGSDTQAPTVPSGLTVSSTASDSVALTWNASTDDTAVTGYDVYRDGTKVAGATSTSYTDKGLSASTTYKYTVSAKDAAGNASAPSTAVSATTKASGGGGTSGLKAQYKNNDSSTGDNQVKPGLQLVNSGSAAVDLTKVTIRYWFTGESSSAGYQTFCDWAQLGCSTVKTSTSSLPQARPGADHYLEVGFSAGSLAPGASSGDLQLRMAKSDWSNFDESDDYSRGTNTSYADSVKVTVYVAGSLVWGTEP, encoded by the coding sequence ATGCCTTCCCGTGAACCCGGCCCCTCCTCGCGTCGAACCGGCGCGAAGCGGACCGCCGTTCTGACCGTCGGCGCCCTCATCGGAGCCCTGTCCCTCGCAACCGTTCCGTCGACCGCGACAGCCGCCGCCAAACTCGACAACCCCTACGTCGGCGCCAAGGCTTACGTGAACCCCGACTGGTCGGCCAAGGCCGCGGCCGAGCCCGGTGGTTCGGCCATCTCGGACCAGCCGACCTTCGTCTGGCTCGACCGCATCGCCGCGATCCAGGGCACCTCCGACGCGCGTGGTCTGAAGGCACACCTCGACGCGGCCAAGGCCCAGGGTGCGAACCTCGTCCAGCTCGTCATCTACGACCTTCCGGGCCGGGACTGCGCGGCACTCGCCTCCAACGGCGAACTGGGCCCGGACGACCTGGCCAAGTACGAGAGCGACTACATCGACCCGATTGCCGCGATCCTCGCCGACCCGGCGTACGCGAGCCTGCGGATCGTCAACCTCGTCGAGCCCGACTCGCTTCCCAACCTCGTCACCAACGCCGGAGGCACCGCCGGCTCCACCACGCAGTGCGCCACGATGAAGGCGAACGGCAACTACGAACAGGGCGTGGGATACGCCCTGCACAAGCTCGGCAGTCTGGCCAACACCTACAACTACATCGACGCGGGCCACCACGGCTGGCTCGGCTGGGACAGCAACCTCACCCCGTCGGCCCAGGAGTTCAAGAAGGCCGCGACCAGCAACGGCGCCACGGTCAACGACGTGACCGGCTTCATCGTCAACACCGCCAACTACTCGGCCACCAAGGAGCCGTACGTCAAGGTGACGGACACCGTGAATGGCCAGACGGTGCGCCAGTCCAAATGGATCGACTGGAACCAGTACGACGACGAGACGTCGTACGCGCAGGGGCTGCGTACCGCCCTTGTCGGGCAGGGCTTCGACGCCGGCATCGGCATGCTCATCGACACCTCGCGCAACGGCTGGGGCGGTTCCGCACGGCCGACCGGTCCCGGACCGACCACGAGCGTCGACGCGTACGTGGACGGTGGCCGCATCGACCGGCGCATCCACGCAGGCAACTGGTGCAACCAGAGCGGCGCCGGTCTCGGTGAGCGCCCGGCCACCGCGCCCGACACCGGCATCGACGCCTACGTGTGGGCCAAACCCCCGGGCGAGTCGGACGGAGCGAGTCAGCTCGTCGACAACGACGAGGGCAAGGGTTTCGACCGGATGTGTGATCCCACGTACACGGGTAACGCCCGGAACGGCAACAACCCCACCGGCGCTCTGGCCAATTCACCTCTCGCCGGCCACTGGTTCTCCGCCCAGTTCCGCCAGTTGCTCGCCAACGCCAACCCGCCGTTGAGCGGATCGGGCGGCGGTGGAGGCGGCAGCGACACACAGGCACCCACCGTTCCCAGCGGCCTCACGGTCTCTTCCACGGCGAGTGACAGCGTCGCCCTGACCTGGAACGCGTCCACCGACGACACCGCGGTCACCGGGTACGACGTCTACCGCGACGGCACCAAGGTCGCCGGCGCCACCTCGACGTCGTACACGGACAAGGGGCTCTCCGCCTCCACGACCTACAAGTACACCGTCAGCGCCAAGGACGCGGCCGGCAACGCCTCGGCGCCGTCCACGGCCGTGTCCGCCACCACCAAGGCATCCGGCGGAGGCGGCACGTCCGGTCTGAAGGCGCAGTACAAGAACAACGACTCTTCGACCGGTGACAACCAGGTCAAGCCCGGCCTCCAACTGGTCAACAGCGGTTCCGCCGCCGTGGACCTGACCAAGGTGACCATCCGCTACTGGTTCACCGGGGAGTCCTCCTCCGCCGGATACCAGACCTTCTGCGACTGGGCACAGCTCGGCTGCTCGACGGTGAAGACCTCGACGAGCTCCCTCCCCCAGGCCCGCCCAGGCGCGGACCACTACCTGGAGGTGGGCTTCAGCGCGGGTTCCCTGGCTCCCGGAGCCTCCAGCGGTGACCTCCAGTTGCGCATGGCCAAGTCGGACTGGTCGAACTTCGACGAGTCCGACGACTACAGCCGCGGCACCAACACCTCGTACGCCGATTCGGTGAAGGTGACCGTGTACGTGGCGGGCTCCCTCGTCTGGGGCACCGAGCCGTAG
- a CDS encoding cellulase family glycosylhydrolase codes for MRHPPARRLRRALVALLTAAVATLVQFTVAAPVQAAAVTGSPSVAAAASGAGYWHTAGRQILDAQNQPVRMAGINWFGFETANYVTHGLWSRDYKSMIDQMKTLGYNTIRLPYSDDIFKGTQPNGITYANGLNADLQGLDSLHVMDKIVDYAGSIGLKVVLDRHRPDSSAQSALWYTSAVPETTWISDLKALVARYNGNTAVIGIDLHNEPHDPACWGCGDTSIDWRLAAERGGNAVLSVNPSLLIFVEGVQTVNGQSDWWGGNLAGVATAPVRLSVANRVVYSAHDYATSVAQQPWFSDPSFPSNMPAIWDKNWGYIFKQNIAPVWLGEFGTTLQSTVDQKWLAALVDYLRPTATYGGDSFNWTFWSWNPNSGDTGGILKDDWQTVDTVKDGYLATIKAPGFSGGGGGGGGDTTAPSTPTGLAVTGTTSSSVSLSWSASTDDSGVAGYDVYRGTAKTGQVTGTTFTDTGLTAGTRYDYTVRARDTAGNTSAASASVSATTAGSGGGSTGCTATYKVSSDWGSGFNADITVTNTGSATTKSWQVTWDWPGSQTVSSMWNASYSQTGKTVTARNADHNGAIAPGASAGFGFGAAPGGAGVPVLNCSAG; via the coding sequence ATGCGTCACCCACCCGCACGGCGCCTGAGGCGTGCCCTGGTCGCGCTCCTCACCGCGGCCGTCGCCACTCTGGTGCAGTTCACCGTGGCAGCGCCCGTGCAGGCGGCCGCCGTCACCGGGTCCCCGTCGGTCGCGGCAGCGGCCTCGGGCGCCGGGTACTGGCACACCGCCGGCCGCCAGATCCTGGACGCGCAGAACCAGCCCGTACGCATGGCCGGGATCAACTGGTTCGGATTCGAGACCGCCAACTACGTCACGCACGGGCTCTGGTCACGCGACTACAAGTCGATGATCGACCAGATGAAGACCCTGGGCTACAACACCATCCGCCTGCCCTACAGCGACGACATCTTCAAGGGCACCCAGCCCAACGGCATCACGTACGCCAACGGCCTGAACGCCGATCTGCAGGGCCTCGACTCGTTGCACGTGATGGACAAGATCGTCGACTATGCGGGATCGATCGGTCTCAAGGTCGTACTCGACCGTCATCGCCCCGACAGCTCGGCCCAGTCGGCGCTCTGGTACACGTCGGCGGTCCCGGAGACGACCTGGATCTCCGACCTGAAGGCGCTGGTGGCGCGCTACAACGGCAACACCGCGGTGATCGGTATCGATCTGCACAACGAGCCGCACGACCCGGCCTGTTGGGGATGCGGCGACACGAGCATCGACTGGCGGCTCGCGGCCGAGCGGGGCGGGAACGCGGTCCTGTCCGTCAACCCCAGCCTGCTGATCTTCGTGGAAGGCGTGCAGACGGTGAACGGCCAGAGCGACTGGTGGGGAGGCAACCTCGCCGGGGTCGCCACCGCCCCGGTGCGTCTGAGTGTCGCCAACCGGGTCGTCTACTCGGCTCACGACTATGCCACCAGTGTCGCGCAGCAACCGTGGTTCAGCGATCCTTCGTTCCCGTCCAACATGCCGGCCATCTGGGACAAGAACTGGGGCTACATCTTCAAACAGAACATCGCTCCGGTGTGGCTCGGTGAATTCGGCACCACGTTGCAGTCGACGGTCGACCAGAAGTGGCTCGCGGCCCTCGTCGACTACCTGCGCCCCACGGCGACATACGGGGGTGACAGCTTCAACTGGACCTTCTGGTCGTGGAATCCGAACTCCGGTGACACCGGTGGCATCCTCAAGGACGACTGGCAGACCGTGGACACGGTCAAGGACGGCTACCTCGCCACCATCAAGGCACCGGGTTTCTCCGGAGGCGGGGGTGGGGGAGGAGGTGACACCACGGCACCCTCGACACCGACCGGGCTGGCGGTGACCGGCACGACCTCCTCCAGTGTCTCGCTGTCGTGGAGCGCCTCCACCGACGACAGCGGGGTCGCCGGTTACGACGTCTACCGCGGTACGGCCAAGACCGGGCAGGTCACCGGCACGACGTTCACCGACACCGGTCTCACCGCGGGCACCCGCTACGACTACACCGTGCGGGCCCGCGACACGGCCGGCAACACCTCTGCCGCCTCCGCGTCGGTCAGCGCGACGACGGCAGGTTCCGGGGGCGGTTCCACCGGGTGCACGGCCACCTACAAGGTGAGCAGCGACTGGGGCAGCGGCTTCAACGCCGACATCACGGTCACCAACACCGGTTCCGCGACCACCAAGTCGTGGCAGGTCACGTGGGACTGGCCGGGCAGTCAGACCGTCAGCAGCATGTGGAACGCCTCCTACAGCCAGACCGGCAAGACGGTGACCGCGCGCAACGCCGACCACAACGGCGCCATCGCGCCTGGCGCTTCGGCCGGCTTCGGCTTCGGCGCGGCACCTGGCGGCGCAGGTGTACCGGTCCTGAACTGCAGCGCGGGCTAA